Proteins encoded within one genomic window of Flavobacterium oreochromis:
- a CDS encoding phage baseplate assembly protein V → MIQPHSGAGKGFHFIPEIGEEVLVGFENGNAEKPFVLGTHYNGSETSGYHTPGNDLKVIHTRSGTKIILNDAQGSVFIEDPSGNTWTMDGQGNINVNAPKNITFTAGENITMTAGMNINQGAGASITETAGVDHAISAGAMMTQFAAGDFSLLAKNIKKIAQENINSSGNAITKQAVKDITVSSEANINKHAKEEVAINSGDKTKNH, encoded by the coding sequence TTGATACAACCCCACTCAGGAGCTGGCAAAGGCTTTCATTTCATCCCTGAAATAGGCGAAGAAGTCCTTGTAGGATTTGAAAACGGCAATGCCGAAAAACCGTTTGTATTAGGGACTCATTACAACGGAAGCGAAACCAGCGGGTACCATACCCCAGGAAATGATCTAAAAGTCATTCATACCCGATCTGGCACAAAAATAATCCTAAACGATGCCCAAGGTTCCGTTTTTATAGAAGACCCAAGCGGCAATACCTGGACAATGGACGGGCAAGGGAATATCAATGTAAATGCGCCTAAAAATATAACCTTTACAGCGGGAGAAAACATTACGATGACCGCAGGTATGAATATAAATCAAGGTGCGGGAGCCAGTATAACAGAAACAGCTGGGGTAGATCATGCTATTAGTGCAGGGGCAATGATGACGCAATTTGCAGCTGGTGATTTTAGTCTTTTAGCAAAAAATATTAAAAAAATTGCTCAAGAAAACATTAATTCTTCAGGTAATGCTATAACGAAACAAGCTGTAAAAGACATCACTGTTTCTAGCGAAGCTAACATTAACAAGCATGCAAAAGAAGAAGTAGCTATTAATAGTGGCGATAAAACTAAAAACCACTAA
- a CDS encoding contractile injection system protein, VgrG/Pvc8 family, translating into MENYNSDYGRLNHPDDLAKYAKLRTFKDYLTDKSDFLVYCTLSIEGKDFLEKSHFNLAFHQKTNDHDSFTLDTRADSLDNEEAYIMENSKSYLGKTLQIHLHRFGEIKQTFTGIITHLNLLKKDGYGRLYITGHAPTIMLEQGLESQSFENKTLGEIAQQIATDYPKTLNLITQNNNTQHVLPYTVQYNQTDYQFLKQLAIRYGEYLYYNGQSLVLGNKVGPKIIQLEEGADLVHASFEISVKPQQFTYTSYDVESGSTLQRDSASAQLQNKFNPYQVTAINASKDVFHKKPNKHYNSTGINNKTDRELQEAVRKQKEHRENLMIVKGKSKDPELKQGDLTKLIDINDRPMETYRIIEINHFHNGKDYYNEFVGIPDMWTPPYFDDNIHPNCEEQTARVVDNNDPMGMGRVRVQFPWQEKKNQKPRGFV; encoded by the coding sequence ATGGAAAATTACAACAGTGATTATGGAAGGCTCAACCACCCAGATGACCTAGCCAAATACGCTAAATTACGCACCTTTAAAGACTACCTAACAGACAAATCTGATTTTTTAGTGTACTGCACCCTAAGTATAGAAGGCAAAGACTTTTTAGAAAAATCCCATTTTAACCTAGCATTCCATCAAAAGACTAACGACCACGACAGCTTTACCCTAGATACCCGTGCTGATTCTCTAGACAACGAAGAGGCGTACATCATGGAAAATTCTAAAAGCTATCTAGGCAAAACCCTACAGATCCACCTACACCGATTTGGGGAAATAAAACAAACCTTTACAGGAATTATAACCCACCTAAACCTCTTAAAAAAAGACGGTTACGGCAGACTCTACATAACAGGACACGCCCCAACGATCATGCTAGAACAAGGCCTTGAATCCCAAAGCTTTGAAAACAAAACCCTAGGAGAAATAGCCCAACAAATAGCAACAGATTACCCCAAGACACTCAACCTCATTACCCAAAATAACAACACCCAACACGTGTTGCCCTACACCGTACAATACAATCAAACAGATTACCAATTTTTAAAACAACTGGCCATACGCTATGGCGAATACCTCTATTACAACGGACAAAGCCTAGTATTAGGCAACAAAGTAGGCCCTAAAATCATCCAACTAGAAGAAGGCGCAGACCTAGTACACGCATCCTTTGAAATATCTGTAAAACCCCAGCAATTTACCTACACCTCCTACGATGTAGAATCAGGCAGCACCCTACAAAGAGATAGCGCCTCAGCTCAATTACAAAACAAATTCAACCCCTACCAAGTAACCGCAATAAACGCCTCAAAAGACGTATTCCATAAAAAACCCAATAAACACTATAACTCAACGGGTATTAATAATAAAACAGACAGAGAACTACAAGAGGCCGTACGAAAACAAAAAGAACACAGAGAAAACCTGATGATCGTAAAAGGCAAAAGCAAAGATCCCGAACTTAAACAAGGCGATCTAACCAAGCTGATTGACATTAACGACAGACCCATGGAAACCTACCGCATCATAGAAATCAATCATTTTCATAACGGAAAGGATTATTACAACGAATTTGTAGGAATCCCTGATATGTGGACCCCACCTTATTTTGACGACAACATCCATCCTAACTGCGAAGAACAAACCGCACGCGTAGTAGATAACAACGACCCTATGGGAATGGGTAGAGTACGCGTACAATTTCCTTGGCAAGAAAAAAAGAATCAAAAACCCCGTGGATTCGTTTGA